A single Euwallacea similis isolate ESF13 chromosome 1, ESF131.1, whole genome shotgun sequence DNA region contains:
- the Mhc gene encoding myosin heavy chain, muscle isoform X7: MPKPPANQEDEDPTPYLFVSLEQKRIDQTKPYDAKKSCWVPDEKEGFVLGEIRGTKGDLVTVGVPGGEEKNFKKEQVSQVNPPKYEKCEDMSNLTYLNDASVLHNLKQRYYAKLIYTYSGLFCVAINPYKRFPVYTNRCAKLYRGKRRNEVPPHIFAISDGAYVNMLTNHENQSMLITGESGAGKTENTKKVIAYFATVGASTKKPTEEQQKKGTLEDQVVQTNPVLEAFGNAKTVRNDNSSRFGKFIRIHFGPTGKLAGADIETYLLEKARVISQQSLERSYHIFYQIMSGAVSGLKEQCLLSNNIMDYNFVSQGKTKIPSVDDAEECTLTDQAFDILGFTQEEKNDIYKITASVMHMGTLKFKQRGREEQAEADGTEEGEKVAKLLGVEAQALYTALVKPRIKVGNEFVTQGRNVNQVAYSVGAMSKAMFDRLFKYLVKKCNETLDTKQKRQHFIGVLDIAGFEIFDYNGFEQLCINFTNEKLQQFFNHHMFVLEQEEYTREGITWVFIDFGMDLAACIELIEKPMGILSILEEESMFPKATDQTFVEKLNTNHLGKSPNFQKPKPPKPGQQAAHFTLGHYAGNVPYNITGWLEKNKDPLNDTVVDLFKKGSNKLLVEIFADHPGQSGGGDAKGAKRTKGSAFQTVSAMYREQLNNLMSTLRATQPHFVRCIIPNELKQPGLIDSHLVMHQLTCNGVLEGIRICRKGFPNRMVYPDFKLRYKILNPTEASKESDPKKCAEVILSATGLDADLYRLGHTKVFFRAGVLGQMEELRDERLGKIVTWMQSWVRGYLSRKEFKKLQEQRLALQVCQRNLRKYLKLRTWPWYKLWQRVKPLLNVTRIEDEIAKLEEKAAKAQEAYEREAKAKKELEGLYAKLLTEKTDLLATLEGEKGTLSETTERANKLQAQKSDLESQLSETQDRLSQEEDARNQLMQQKKKLEQEISGYKKDIEDLELNLQKSEQDKATKDHQIRNLNDEIAHQDELINKLNKEKKIGGENNQKISEELQAAEDKVNHLNKVKAKLEQTLDELEDSLEREKKLRGDVEKSKRKVEGDLKLTQEAVADLERNKKELEQTIQRKDKEISSLTAKLEDEQSVVGKTQKQIKELQARIEELEEEVEAERQARAKAEKQRADLARELEELGERLEEAGGATSAQIELNKKREAELAKLRRDLEEANIQHEGTLANLRKKHNDAVSEMGEQIDQLNKLKAKAEKEKAQYFGELNDLRASVDHLANEKAAIEKVSKQLGQQLNDVQGKLDETNRTLNDFDAAKKKLSIENSDLLRQLEEAESQVSQLSKIKVSLTTQLEDTKRLADEESRERATLLGKFRNLEHDLDNIREQVEEEAEAKADIQRQLSKANADAQLWRQKYESEGVARSEELEEAKRKLQARLAEAEETIESLNQKVVALEKTKQRLATEVEDLQLEVDRANAIANAAEKKQKAFDKIIGEWKLKVDDLAAELDASQKECRNYSTELFRLKGAYEEGQEQLEAVRRENKNLADEVKDLLDQIGEGGRNIHEIEKARKRLEAEKDELQAALEEAEAALEQEENKVLRSQLELSQVRQEIDRRIQEKEEEFENTRKNHQRALDSMQASLEAEAKGKAEALRMKKKLEADINELEIALDHANKANAEAQKTIKRYQQQLKDTQQALEEEQRARDEAREQLGISERRANALQNELEESRTLLEQADRARRQAEQELGDAHEQLNDLAAQNASMSAAKRKLETELQTLHSDLDELLNEAKNSEEKAKKAMVDAARLADELRAEQDHAQTQEKLRKALETQIKDLQVRLDEAEANALKGGKKAIAKLEQRVRELENELDGEQRRHADAQKNLRKSERRIKELSFQAEEDRKNHERMQDLVDKLQQKIKTYKRQIEEAEEIAALNLAKFRKAQQELEEAEERADLAEQAIAKFRAKGRAGSSARGQSPAPRQRPQLGDGGLFPPRFDLAPESEF, encoded by the exons ATGCCGAAGCCACCAGCGAACCAGGAGGATGAAGATCCCACCCCATACCTCTTCGTCTCCTTGGAACAGAAACGTATAGATCAGACCAAGCCCTACGATGCCAAAAAATCTTGCTGGGTCCCGGACGAGAAGGAGGGTTTCGTGCTGGGTGAAATCAGGGGCACCAAAGGTGACCTGGTTACGGTTGGCGTCCCCGGAGGAGAG GAAAAGAACTTCAAGAAAGAGCAGGTCTCCCAAGTAAACCCTCCCAAGTACGAAAAATGCGAGGATATGTCCAATTTGACATATCTCAATGACGCTTCCGTATTGCACAACTTGAAACAACGTTATTATGCCAAGCTTATTTAC ACATACTCTGGACTCTTCTGTGTCGCCATTAACCCTTACAAGCGCTTCCCTGTATACACCAACCGTTGCGCCAAGCTGTACCGTGGTAAGAGGCGTAATGAGGTGCCACCCCATATCTTTGCCATTTCTGACGGTGCCTACGTGAACATGTTGACCA ACCACGAGAATCAATCTATGTTGATTAC TGGTGAATCTGGTGCcggaaaaactgaaaacacGAAGAAGGTAATTGCCTACTTCGCCACCGTCGGTGCCTCCACCAAGAAACCAACCGAAGAGCAGCAGAAGAAGGGAACTCTGGAAGATCAAGTCGTCCAGACCAACCCCGTACTTGAAGCCTTCGGTAACGCCAAGACCGTGCGTAACGACAACTCTTCCCGTTTC GGTAAATTCATTCGTATCCACTTCGGCCCCACTGGAAAACTGGCTGGTGCTGATATCGAAACTT ATCTGCTGGAGAAGGCTCGTGTCATCTCCCAACAGTCCCTGGAGCGTTCTTACCACATTTTCTACCAGATCATGTCTGGAGCTGTTTCGGGACTTAAGG AACAATGTTTGTTATCAAATAACATTATGGATTACAACTTTGTGTCCCAgggaaaaactaaaatcccATCTGTGGACGATGCGGAAGAATGTACCCTTACTGAT CAAGCTTTCGACATTTTGGGTTTCACCCAAGAGGAGAAGAACGATATTTACAAGATCACCGCTTCCGTCATGCACATGGGCACTCTGAAGTTCAAGCAGAGGGGTCGTGAAGAACAGGCTGAAGCCGATGGCACTGAG GAAGGTGAAAAGGTGGCCAAACTGTTGGGCGTCGAAGCCCAAGCCTTGTACACTGCCCTGGTCAAGCCCAGGATCAAGGTCGGTAACGAGTTCGTGACCCAGGGTAGGAACGTCAACCAAGTAGCCTACTCCGTGGGTGCTATGTCCAAAGCCATGTTTGACAGGCTGTTCAAGTACCTGGTGAAGAAATGTAACGAGACTCTGGACACCAAGCAAAAGAGACAGCACTTCATTGGTGTACTGGATATCGCCGGCTTTGAAATCTTCGAC TATAACGGCTTCGAGCAGCTTTGCATTAACTTTACTAACGAGAAGCTGCAGCAATTCTTCAACCACCACATGTTCGTCCTGGAACAGGAAGAATATACCAGGGAAGGTATCACATGGGTGTTCATCGATTTCGGCATGGACTTGGCCGCTTGCATCGAACTTATTGAGAAG CCTATGGGCATCTTGTCCATTCTTGAAGAAGAATCTATGTTCCCCAAAGCCACCGATCAGACCTTCGTTGAGAAACTGAACACCAACCATTTGGGCAAGTCTCCCAACTTCCAGAAGCCCAAACCACCAAAGCCCGGCCAACAAGCCGCCCACTTCACCTTGGGCCATTACGCCGGTAAT GTACCATACAACATCACCGGTTGGTTGGAAAAGAACAAGGACCCTCTGAACGACACGGTTGTCGACTTATTCAAGAAGGGTAGCAACAAGCTTTTGGTGGAAATCTTCGCTGACCATCCTGGACAGTCCGGTGGCGGCGATGCCAAAG GTGCCAAGAGAACCAAGGGTTCTGCCTTCCAGACCGTATCTGCTATGTACAGG GAACAATTGAACAACTTGATGTCCACCTTGAGGGCCACCCAACCTCACTTCGTCCGTTGTATCATTCCCAATGAATTGAAGCAACCTGGACTCATCGACTCTCACTTGGTCATGCACCAGCTGACCTGTAACGGTGTACTTGAAGGTATCCGTATCTGCAGGAAAGGTTTCCCCAACAGGATGGTCTACCCTGACTTTAAGCTCCG TTATAAAATCTTGAACCCCACTGAAGCATCCAAAGAAAGCGACCCCAAGAAGTGCGCTGAAGTCATTTTGTCCGCCACCGGCCTTGATGCCGATTTGTACCGTCTCGGTCACACCAAG GTGTTCTTCCGTGCCGGTGTCCTGGGTCAGATGGAAGAATTGCGTGACGAGCGTCTCGGCAAAATCGTCACCTGGATGCAATCCTGGGTTAGAGGTTACCTCTCCAGGAAGGAATTCAAGAAACTGCAGGAGCAACGTTTGGCCCTCCAAGTGTGCCAGAGGAACTTGAGGAAATACCTCAAGCTCAGGACCTGGCCATGGTACAAATTGTGGCAGAGAGTCAAGCCCCTCCTCAACGTCACCCGCATCGAAGATGAAATCGCT AAACTGGAAGAGAAGGCTGCCAAGGCCCAGGAAGCCTACGAACGCGAAGCCAAGGCCAAGAAGGAGTTGGAAGGGCTCTATGCCAAGTTGCTGACCGAAAAGACCGACCTTTTGGCCACCCTTGAGGGCGAGAAAGGTACTCTGTCGGAAACCACTGAAAGGGCCAACAAACTGCAGGCCCAGAAGAGCGATCTCGAGTCTCAACTGTCG GAAACCCAAGACCGTCTCAGCCAAGAGGAAGACGCCCGTAACCAGCTGATGCAGCAGAAGAAGAAATTGGAACAGGAGATCTCCGGCTACAAAAAGGACATCGAGGACTTGGAACTGAACCTGCAGAAATCCGAGCAGGACAAGGCCACCAAAGACCACCAGATCAGGAACTTGAACGACGAGATCGCCCACCAGGACGAACTCATCAACAAGCTCAACAAAGAGAAGAAGATTGGAGGCGAGAACAACCAGAAGATCTCCGAGGAACTCCAGGCTGCCGAAGACAAGGTCAACCACTTGAACAAAGTTAAGGCTAAGTTGGAGCAAACCCTGGATGAGTTGGAAGACTCTCTGGAGCGCGAGAAGAAGTTGCGCGGAGATGTGGAAAAATCCAAGAGGAAGGTTGAGGGCGACTTGAAACTCACCCAGGAAGCCGTGGCTGACTTGGAAAGGAACAAGAAAGAACTGGAACAGACCATCCAACGCAAGGACAAGGAAATCTCCTCTCTGACCGCCAAACTCGAAGACGAACAATCCGTTGTAGGAAAGACCCAGAAACAGATTAAGGAATTGCAGGCCCGCATCGAGGAACTGGAAGAGGAAGTTGAGGCTGAGAGACAAGCTCGCGCCAAAGCTGAGAAACAACGCGCTGACCTGGCTCGCGAACTGGAAGAACTGGGAGAGCGTCTGGAAGAAGCTGGTGGAGCCACTTCTGCTCAGATTGAGCTAAACAAGAAAAGGGAAGCTGAGCTCGCCAAGCTGCGTCGCGACTTGGAAGAGGCCAACATCCAACACGAGGGAACTTTGGCCAACTTGCGTAAGAAGCACAACGATGCCGTATCCGAAATGGGTGAACAAATCGACCAGCTGAACAAGCTCAAAGCCAA GGCTGAGAAAGAAAAGGCTCAGTACTTCGGCGAACTTAACGACCTCCGCGCCTCTGTCGACCACTTGGCTAACGAAAAG GCCGCCATTGAAAAGGTATCCAAACAACTAGGACAGCAGCTCAACGATGTCCAAGGCAAGCTCGACGAGACCAACCGCACCCTCAACGACTTCGACGCCGCGAAGAAGAAGCTTTCCATCGAGAACTCCGACTTGCTCAGGCAGTTGGAAGAGGCCGAGTCTCAAGTCTCTCAACTCAGCAAGATCAAGGTGTCCCTGACCACTCAATTGGAAGACACCAAGAGGTTGGCCGATGAAGAAAGCCGCGAACGCGCCACTTTATTGGGCAAATTCCGCAACTTGGAACACGACTTGGACAATATCCGCGAACAAGTTGAGGAAGAGGCCGAAGCCAAGGCTGACATTCAACGCCAGCTCAGCAAGGCTAACGCTGACGCTCAACTCTGGCGTCAGAAATACGAATCTGAGGGTGTAGCCCGCTCTGAGGAGCTTGAAGAGGCCAAGAGAAAGCTCCAGGCTCGTCTCGCTGAAGCTGAGGAAACCATCGAATCTCTTAACCAGAAAGTGGTAGCTCTCGAGAAGACCAAACAACGTCTGGCTACTGAAGTCGAGGACCTACAACTTGAAGTAGACCGTGCTAATGCCATCGCTAATGCCGCTGAAAAGAAACAGAAGGCTTTCGACAAGATCATCGGAGAGTGGAAACTCAAAGTTGATGACTTGGCTGCTGAATTGGATGCTAGTCAAAAGGAATGCCGCAACTACTCCACTGAGTTGTTCAGACTCAAGGGAGCTTACGAGGAAGGACAAGAGCAACTGGAAGCCGTCCGTCGTGAGAACAAAAACCTCGCTGATGAGGTCAAGGACCTCTTGGACCAAATCGGCGAAGGTGGCCGCAACATTCATGAAATCGAAAAGGCCAGGAAGCGCTTGGAAGCTGAGAAAGACGAGCTTCAAGCCGCCCTCGAGGAAGCTGAAGCCGCTCTCGAACAGGAAGAGAACAAGGTTCTCAGGAGCCAGTTGGAGCTGTCTCAAGTGCGCCAAGAAATCGACAGGCGCATCCAGGAGAAAGAGGAGGAATTCGAAAACACCAGGAAGAACCACCAACGCGCTTTGGACTCCATGCAAGCCTCCCTTGAGGCTGAGGCCAAGGGCAAAGCTGAGGCTCTTCGCATGAAGAAGAAGTTGGAAGCTGACATCAACGAATTGGAAATTGCTTTGGACCACGCTAACAAG GCTAACGCCGAGGCCCAGAAGACCATCAAACGCTACCAACAACAGCTCAAGGATACTCAACAAGCCCTCGAAGAGGAACAGCGCGCCCGCGATGAGGCCCGCGAACAATTGGGCATCTCTGAACGTCGCGCCAACGCCCTCCAGAATGAACTGGAAGAATCGCGCACCCTCCTGGAACAAGCCGACCGTGCCCGTCGCCAAGCCGAACAAGAACTGGGAGACGCCCACGAACAGCTCAACGACCTGGCCGCCCAAAATGCCTCCATGTCCGCTGCCAAGAGGAAATTGGAGACCGAGCTGCAGACCCTGCATTCCGACCTTGACGAGCTCCTAAACGAGGCCAAGAACTCCGAAGAGAAGGCCAAGAAAGCCATGGTAGATGCTGCCCGTCTCGCTGACGAATTGCGTGCTGAACAGGACCACGCCCAGACCCAAGAGAAACTGCGCAAGGCCCTCGAAACCCAAATCAAAGACTTGCAAGTGCGTCTTGATGAGGCCGAAGCTAACGCCCTCAAGGGAGGCAAGAAGGCCATTGCCAAGCTCGAACAGAGGGTAAGGGAACTGGAGAACGAGTTGGACGGTGAGCAGAGAAGACACGCCGACGCGCAAAAGAACTTGAGGAAATCAGAGCGTCGTATCAAGGAGTTGAGCTTCCAGGCTGAAGAAGACAGGAAGAACCACGAGCGCATGCAAGACCTGGTTGATAAGCTGCAACAGAAGATCAAGACCT